In Gordonia iterans, the following proteins share a genomic window:
- a CDS encoding NaeI family type II restriction endonuclease, producing MDSQDIDAADDLPLLEVAFHIDQADPSGSRWAAVVRKTYDMIYNGQETGRYRWDQLMKTEKTHFGTLFEINAQREFEFEGGATTDYRIAGHQVDAKWSQTDGGWMLPPEVFGELALVATGSDAESRWSLGLIRVTSEVRREKHNRDKKSQLTAEGRKAIHWLWRDAALRPNVLLQLAPAVVDHIFESRWGTQRTNRLFRAAEGMIVNRNAVATVSRQLDAQKRVRYNGGARSALRPEGYVILSGMYHRDIATALGVPVPLPDEYVSVKVVPTAGPNGAEIDGRRWRRALPGEAVVEPAPILETS from the coding sequence ATGGACTCCCAGGACATCGATGCCGCCGACGACCTCCCTCTTCTCGAAGTAGCGTTCCATATTGATCAGGCCGACCCTAGCGGGTCCCGTTGGGCGGCCGTCGTACGCAAGACCTACGACATGATCTACAACGGGCAGGAGACGGGCCGCTATAGGTGGGACCAGTTGATGAAGACTGAGAAAACCCACTTCGGCACCTTGTTTGAGATCAACGCTCAGCGTGAGTTTGAGTTCGAAGGAGGTGCAACCACTGACTACCGGATCGCAGGTCACCAAGTCGATGCGAAGTGGAGCCAAACAGACGGCGGCTGGATGCTTCCTCCTGAGGTCTTCGGAGAGCTAGCGCTGGTCGCAACTGGAAGCGACGCCGAGTCAAGGTGGTCGCTAGGGCTCATCCGGGTGACTTCCGAGGTGAGGCGCGAGAAGCACAATCGCGATAAGAAGAGCCAACTCACAGCAGAAGGCCGAAAGGCAATTCACTGGCTTTGGCGAGACGCCGCGCTACGGCCGAACGTACTGTTGCAGCTGGCTCCAGCGGTTGTGGACCACATCTTCGAGAGCCGGTGGGGAACACAGCGCACCAACAGGCTCTTCCGCGCCGCAGAGGGAATGATAGTGAACCGCAACGCAGTCGCTACCGTAAGTCGGCAGCTCGACGCACAGAAGCGTGTCCGCTACAACGGTGGCGCTCGATCTGCGCTTCGGCCCGAAGGATATGTGATCCTCAGCGGTATGTACCACCGCGATATCGCCACAGCACTCGGCGTCCCCGTGCCCCTGCCCGATGAGTATGTCTCGGTCAAGGTTGTGCCGACCGCCGGTCCCAACGGAGCTGAGATCGACGGTCGGCGCTGGCGGCGAGCACTTCCAGGCGAGGCGGTTGTGGAACCCGCCCCAATCCTCGAAACTAGCTAA
- a CDS encoding helicase-related protein, whose amino-acid sequence MSGVEARDIVEAAVRRELFGPPDEEAPSGDPVDCSGPSLTFQTKGAINGQFHDRDTLEEVLTRSDPLRRYGVGVLYSGGTPTGGLASEGDDSAVIPGLAESEETPEEPPTEVRGLRRQDQPDSDDFDLSDANRRKPSAMAISFKVRIAAGAALKIRVTGAYYDPVKVTAPDTPPLKWWVRRPFVLNAVASADVLRLERKRSPLITTPVVIEPKIEPRITPSVSIFSRAVPGEVDPELRLVTLAVVDDVVGTGAGSAFFQVAFSATAQEGLRIEPYPDVEQPDSDPEEESIALLYRHRRTFAIGHGCAAAWEDPAGEDSTPTVPFVKADALPVYEVTSLTPDVYEENSDGTRTSVSVSMEELANNTAAGDRQVEKVLALYAQWIRDRTASIGDLPARYQRAAREHVKKCTEALKRMQEGWYLVKINPLAARAFRLANFAMLYQQIRSRLEPRDLIKDKQGVYRPDGDHPAATPDPMGGCWRAFQIAFILACLPELVDPTHRKRTLVDLIFFPTGGGKTEAYLGASAISLLARRLRNPDDAGTDTLMRYTLRLLTAQQFLRASSLICVLEDVRSRMEHDLGTAPFGIGVWLGGDSTPNRWTAAKRALAELRRDSRIPNKFLLLKCPWCGTRMGPVSKSRGQDTPGYVWSGDRFLFRCQDEMCRFSGRDGLPVHVIDEDIYETGPSIVIGTVDKFATMAWQPAARAMFGLGEHGERVYSPPGLIIQDELHLISGPLGSMVGLYEPMIDDLTTDRRSDPPIPAKVIASTATVRRYEDQILGLFGRKEVALFPPHGLEEGRSFFAEPARLAGGEPAPGRRYLGVMSPSLGSTQTVQARVAAATLQAGPQIPDPADRDGYWTNVNFLNSLRELGNTLSLLDSDVPDYLVGLQRRDGITPRYPRNKMELTSRRRSDEIPKAIEELELRLPHPDCADGAKCVSSGSCPENAKCVDICLASNIIEVGVDIDRLGLMTIVGQPKTTAQYIQVSGRVGRNVKTPGLVITIYGAAKPRDRSHYERFRTYHQQLYAQVEPTSVTPFAEPVLKRALHAAAISRMRQLNPTLDPSPFPQVEFDDSIALLRARAALVDSEELPVFDQWVAERSRQWAKGERTTWATVNYFNGDPKQGLMRPAGDLADPGNKNITWETPMSMRSVDAECQISVTLDYLSDDLEEPEVQA is encoded by the coding sequence ATGAGCGGGGTTGAGGCACGTGACATCGTCGAGGCGGCAGTACGACGCGAACTGTTTGGACCTCCTGACGAAGAGGCCCCGTCCGGCGATCCCGTCGACTGCTCCGGACCGTCTCTGACCTTCCAGACGAAGGGTGCGATCAACGGACAGTTCCACGATCGCGACACGTTAGAAGAGGTACTGACGCGCTCCGACCCGCTACGCCGCTACGGTGTTGGCGTTCTTTACAGTGGCGGTACTCCGACTGGTGGTCTCGCATCAGAGGGTGACGACTCTGCCGTCATTCCAGGACTGGCAGAGAGCGAAGAGACCCCCGAAGAGCCGCCGACCGAGGTACGCGGTCTTCGTCGACAAGATCAACCTGACTCTGACGACTTCGACCTGTCTGACGCGAACCGGCGCAAGCCATCAGCAATGGCGATCTCGTTCAAGGTCCGAATCGCTGCGGGAGCAGCGCTCAAGATCCGGGTGACGGGTGCCTACTACGATCCCGTCAAGGTCACCGCACCAGATACGCCACCGCTGAAATGGTGGGTTCGGCGTCCGTTTGTGCTCAATGCCGTCGCTTCGGCGGACGTGCTCAGGCTAGAGCGAAAGCGCTCGCCGCTGATCACGACGCCGGTAGTCATTGAGCCAAAGATCGAGCCGCGCATCACGCCCAGCGTTTCGATCTTCAGCCGTGCGGTGCCAGGTGAAGTGGATCCGGAGCTTCGATTGGTCACGTTGGCTGTCGTCGATGATGTCGTCGGCACAGGGGCGGGAAGTGCGTTCTTTCAGGTCGCCTTCTCCGCCACAGCACAGGAAGGGTTACGTATCGAACCCTACCCCGACGTCGAGCAACCCGATAGCGACCCCGAGGAGGAGTCGATCGCGCTTCTGTACCGCCACCGCCGCACCTTCGCGATTGGCCACGGCTGCGCCGCAGCCTGGGAAGATCCGGCTGGGGAGGACAGCACCCCGACAGTCCCATTCGTGAAAGCCGACGCGCTGCCCGTCTACGAGGTCACCAGCCTGACGCCAGACGTTTACGAAGAGAACTCCGACGGCACCCGCACATCAGTCAGTGTCAGTATGGAGGAGCTAGCGAACAACACCGCTGCCGGCGACCGTCAAGTCGAGAAGGTCCTCGCGCTCTACGCTCAGTGGATCAGAGACCGGACCGCGTCAATCGGTGACCTACCAGCCCGCTACCAAAGGGCCGCCCGGGAGCACGTGAAGAAGTGCACTGAGGCGCTCAAGCGGATGCAAGAGGGTTGGTACCTCGTGAAGATAAACCCGCTCGCCGCGCGCGCCTTCCGACTCGCCAACTTTGCGATGCTCTACCAGCAGATTCGTTCGCGGCTTGAGCCACGGGACCTCATCAAGGACAAACAAGGGGTCTATCGCCCAGACGGTGACCACCCGGCGGCAACACCCGACCCCATGGGTGGTTGTTGGCGCGCCTTCCAGATCGCTTTCATCCTTGCATGTCTGCCTGAACTCGTCGACCCGACGCACCGGAAGCGCACGCTGGTCGACCTGATCTTCTTCCCGACTGGTGGCGGTAAGACTGAGGCCTACCTCGGCGCATCGGCCATCTCGCTGCTCGCACGCCGACTTCGCAACCCAGACGACGCCGGCACCGACACGCTGATGCGATACACGCTCCGCCTGCTCACTGCCCAACAGTTTCTGCGCGCCTCTTCCCTGATCTGCGTCTTGGAGGACGTCCGCTCCCGGATGGAGCACGACCTCGGCACCGCGCCATTCGGCATCGGGGTCTGGCTCGGCGGTGACTCAACGCCAAACCGCTGGACTGCGGCCAAGCGTGCGCTCGCCGAACTGCGACGCGACTCGCGAATCCCGAACAAGTTCTTGCTCCTCAAGTGCCCATGGTGTGGCACACGAATGGGACCCGTCAGCAAGTCACGGGGACAGGACACCCCAGGCTATGTTTGGTCGGGCGACCGATTCCTCTTCCGATGCCAAGACGAAATGTGCCGGTTCAGCGGTCGGGACGGCCTGCCCGTCCACGTCATCGACGAAGACATCTACGAGACGGGTCCTTCGATCGTGATTGGCACCGTCGACAAGTTCGCCACGATGGCATGGCAACCGGCGGCCCGCGCAATGTTCGGGCTCGGTGAACACGGCGAGCGGGTCTACTCGCCACCGGGGCTGATCATCCAGGATGAGTTGCACCTAATCTCCGGCCCTTTGGGGTCGATGGTCGGGCTCTATGAACCTATGATCGATGACCTGACAACCGACCGCCGTAGCGATCCGCCAATACCTGCCAAGGTCATTGCGTCGACCGCCACGGTGCGCCGGTATGAGGACCAGATCCTCGGGCTGTTCGGTCGCAAGGAAGTCGCCTTGTTTCCGCCCCATGGACTCGAGGAGGGGCGGTCGTTCTTCGCGGAACCGGCCCGGCTTGCTGGCGGTGAGCCAGCACCCGGCCGGCGGTACCTCGGGGTCATGAGCCCGTCACTCGGCTCCACTCAAACGGTCCAAGCACGCGTCGCGGCCGCGACGCTTCAAGCCGGCCCACAGATCCCAGACCCAGCCGATCGGGATGGCTACTGGACCAACGTCAACTTCCTGAACAGCCTCCGAGAGCTCGGCAACACGCTGTCATTGCTGGACTCCGACGTCCCTGACTACTTGGTAGGACTGCAGCGGCGCGACGGCATCACGCCAAGGTACCCACGCAATAAGATGGAGCTAACATCGCGTCGCCGCAGTGACGAGATTCCAAAGGCAATCGAGGAGCTCGAACTCCGACTGCCTCACCCCGATTGTGCGGACGGAGCCAAGTGCGTCAGTTCCGGGTCGTGCCCCGAGAACGCGAAGTGCGTTGATATCTGCCTTGCGTCGAACATCATCGAGGTCGGTGTCGACATCGACCGGCTCGGCTTGATGACGATCGTTGGCCAGCCAAAGACCACCGCGCAGTACATTCAGGTGAGCGGCCGCGTCGGACGCAACGTGAAGACGCCTGGCCTTGTCATCACAATCTACGGGGCAGCCAAGCCTCGCGACCGAAGTCACTACGAGCGGTTCCGGACCTATCACCAGCAACTGTATGCGCAGGTGGAGCCAACTTCGGTGACGCCCTTCGCTGAGCCCGTCTTGAAACGAGCGCTCCACGCAGCGGCAATCTCTCGCATGCGTCAACTCAATCCGACGCTCGACCCGAGCCCGTTCCCGCAGGTCGAGTTCGACGATTCGATCGCATTGCTTCGGGCCCGCGCGGCGCTCGTTGACAGTGAGGAACTGCCGGTCTTCGACCAATGGGTCGCTGAGCGGTCTCGCCAGTGGGCGAAGGGTGAGCGCACCACGTGGGCGACCGTCAACTACTTCAACGGTGACCCAAAACAGGGTCTGATGCGCCCAGCAGGCGACCTTGCAGATCCTGGCAACAAAAACATTACCTGGGAGACGCCGATGAGCATGCGCAGCGTTGACGCCGAGTGTCAGATCTCCGTCACGCTAGACTATCTCTCCGACGACCTGGAAGAGCCGGAGGTACAGGCATGA
- the drmB gene encoding DUF1998 domain-containing protein: MTSGSMRRAQLVSPFGVGAMSVLVNGTSVITAGLDHWFPRNNADLALEDFRVNDWRLEDRLKVQEFRLPPDYRNGLPEDHRNEKLSVPALRFPCYSFCMYCKRLRKVPLSFQDAVRCEEPTCVGKRRSGPKMSQVPFVAICGRGHIDDFPFRAWVHRSKNPSCTGVLRLFSTGGGGLEGQVVRCGYDAKNKRVEREGCGASRSLQGITTGGMKDESGEESTFLTQQLAGRSDPYLCTGARPWLHEEDGPCDQPVQGALRASGNVYFPYVESSIFLPQKVGAVSGALRDLLKRADVEPTMAFLSTMRGKDATVAEIRQATRGAGDLFDQFSDDELLAAYQDRFGIGSADDDGGDDESGDLDIWRYPEFALLRGTPQDDELRASDPGVHAAIAGHLDRVRSVTVLRETRVLRGFTRGRDSDLKIAEGKALLRRRPLPPDKDWLPAYVVKGEGIYFELDRERLAAWEARGEVQSRADLIANQYGQVITNRGGSPRDISPRMIMLHTFAHLLINELVLTCGYSSASLRERLYVSRDSSRDMAGLLIYTAAGDSEGTMGGLVRMSRPDRLRPVVAAALSDAHWCSTDPVCMDAGQQGQGPDSCNLAACHGCALLPETSCEEFNRFLDRGLVIGTFDYPNLGYFSNLSHRSLSRE; the protein is encoded by the coding sequence ATGACTTCTGGCAGCATGCGCAGAGCCCAGTTGGTGTCGCCGTTTGGTGTGGGCGCAATGAGCGTCCTCGTTAACGGCACTTCGGTTATCACGGCGGGGCTTGACCACTGGTTCCCTCGCAACAACGCCGACCTGGCGCTGGAGGACTTCCGCGTCAACGACTGGCGACTTGAAGACCGACTCAAGGTCCAGGAATTCCGCCTGCCCCCGGATTACCGCAACGGCTTACCGGAAGACCACCGGAACGAGAAGCTGAGCGTCCCAGCCCTGAGGTTCCCGTGCTACTCCTTCTGCATGTACTGCAAGCGGCTGAGGAAGGTACCTCTCAGCTTCCAGGACGCCGTCCGGTGCGAGGAACCCACGTGCGTGGGCAAGCGCCGCTCCGGGCCGAAGATGTCGCAGGTGCCATTCGTGGCGATCTGTGGGAGGGGGCACATTGACGACTTCCCATTCAGGGCGTGGGTGCATCGATCGAAGAACCCTAGTTGCACCGGAGTGTTGCGGCTGTTTTCGACTGGAGGAGGCGGACTTGAGGGCCAGGTAGTCCGGTGCGGCTACGACGCGAAGAACAAGCGCGTTGAGCGCGAGGGATGTGGTGCGTCGCGATCCCTGCAAGGCATCACAACCGGCGGGATGAAAGACGAGTCCGGGGAAGAGAGTACCTTTCTGACGCAGCAGTTAGCTGGCCGTTCGGATCCATATCTGTGCACCGGCGCACGGCCATGGCTTCATGAGGAGGACGGCCCGTGCGACCAACCGGTTCAGGGCGCGCTCAGGGCCAGTGGCAACGTCTACTTCCCGTACGTGGAGTCGTCGATCTTCCTGCCACAGAAAGTTGGTGCGGTCAGCGGCGCGCTGCGCGACCTGCTGAAGCGAGCCGACGTCGAACCGACCATGGCGTTCCTCTCTACGATGCGGGGCAAAGATGCCACCGTGGCCGAGATCCGCCAGGCGACGCGAGGCGCCGGAGACCTGTTCGACCAGTTCTCCGACGACGAGTTGCTCGCGGCCTACCAAGACCGCTTCGGCATCGGCTCCGCAGATGACGACGGCGGCGACGATGAATCTGGCGACCTCGATATCTGGCGCTACCCGGAGTTCGCGCTGTTGCGCGGGACGCCGCAGGACGACGAGTTACGCGCATCGGATCCCGGCGTCCACGCTGCTATCGCGGGACACCTCGATCGAGTTCGGAGTGTCACGGTCCTCCGTGAGACCCGCGTCCTACGAGGATTCACCCGAGGCCGTGACAGTGACCTGAAGATCGCCGAGGGTAAAGCTCTGCTTCGGCGTCGCCCCTTGCCGCCGGACAAGGACTGGTTGCCGGCCTACGTGGTCAAGGGTGAGGGAATCTACTTTGAGCTCGACCGCGAGCGCCTCGCGGCCTGGGAAGCGCGTGGAGAAGTGCAGTCGCGGGCCGATCTCATCGCAAATCAGTACGGGCAGGTGATCACTAATCGTGGCGGCAGCCCGAGGGACATTTCGCCGCGCATGATCATGCTGCACACGTTCGCGCACCTCCTGATCAACGAGCTCGTCCTCACCTGCGGTTACAGCTCAGCGTCACTTCGGGAGCGCTTGTACGTGTCACGCGACAGTAGCCGGGATATGGCAGGGCTTCTGATCTACACCGCGGCCGGTGACTCTGAGGGCACGATGGGTGGCCTTGTCCGTATGTCTCGGCCAGACCGCCTCAGGCCGGTCGTCGCGGCGGCACTCAGTGACGCCCACTGGTGCTCGACTGACCCGGTTTGCATGGACGCGGGACAGCAGGGTCAGGGACCAGACTCGTGCAACCTTGCCGCCTGCCACGGCTGCGCATTGCTACCGGAAACGAGTTGTGAAGAATTCAACCGGTTCCTCGACCGTGGCCTAGTGATCGGCACGTTCGACTACCCGAACCTTGGATACTTTTCAAATCTGTCCCACCGAAGCCTATCCCGTGAATAA
- a CDS encoding IS630 family transposase: protein MANTPAPALELRDGDADELDQLLRSTTTPAGLARRARIVMLAADGMANTRISDVVGTSVPTVLKWRSRYLQDGLDGLLDAQRPGRPRHLDHADVVSATLMPPPKKYGVAHWSSRLLAGHLGIGNATVARAWREYGVQPWRSGTFKFSTDPQLVAKVTDVVGLYLEPPENAIVLCVDEKSQIQALDRTAPMLPMQPGQIERRTHDDKRHGTTTLFAALEIATGQVTAAVKPRHRHQEFLAFLRQIDRAYPDQELHLVMDNYATGKTPEVKDWLARHKNFHVHFTPTSASWLNLVEVWFGIIDRQAIRRGIFTSVKDLNAKIRAFITGWNDRKHPFVWTKTAEDILKKAQPKTN from the coding sequence ATGGCTAATACTCCTGCCCCGGCCCTGGAACTGCGTGATGGCGATGCGGACGAACTCGATCAGTTGTTGAGGTCGACCACGACGCCGGCCGGTCTGGCGCGTCGTGCGCGGATCGTCATGCTTGCTGCCGATGGGATGGCTAATACGCGGATCAGTGACGTCGTCGGGACGTCGGTGCCGACGGTCCTCAAGTGGCGTTCCCGGTACCTCCAGGACGGACTCGATGGTCTCCTCGACGCGCAAAGGCCCGGTCGCCCACGGCATCTCGATCACGCCGATGTGGTGTCGGCGACGTTGATGCCGCCACCGAAGAAGTACGGAGTCGCGCACTGGTCGTCGCGGCTGCTGGCCGGGCACCTCGGAATCGGGAACGCCACGGTCGCCCGCGCCTGGCGTGAGTACGGCGTGCAGCCGTGGCGGTCGGGAACATTCAAGTTCTCCACCGATCCGCAGCTGGTCGCCAAGGTCACCGATGTCGTCGGCCTGTACCTGGAGCCGCCGGAGAACGCGATCGTGTTGTGCGTGGACGAGAAATCGCAGATCCAGGCCCTCGATCGCACGGCGCCGATGCTGCCGATGCAGCCAGGGCAGATCGAACGCCGCACCCACGACGACAAACGCCACGGCACCACCACCTTGTTCGCGGCCCTGGAGATCGCGACCGGGCAGGTCACCGCCGCGGTCAAACCGCGACATCGCCACCAGGAGTTCCTGGCGTTCCTACGGCAGATCGACCGCGCCTACCCCGACCAGGAACTGCACTTGGTCATGGACAACTACGCCACCGGCAAGACCCCCGAAGTGAAGGACTGGCTCGCCCGACACAAGAACTTCCACGTCCACTTCACCCCGACCTCAGCGTCCTGGCTCAACCTCGTCGAAGTGTGGTTCGGCATCATCGACCGACAAGCCATCCGCCGCGGGATCTTCACCTCAGTCAAAGACCTCAACGCGAAGATCCGCGCCTTCATCACCGGCTGGAACGACCGCAAACACCCCTTCGTCTGGACCAAAACCGCCGAGGACATTCTGAAGAAAGCCCAACCGAAAACCAATTAA
- a CDS encoding nuclease-related domain-containing DEAD/DEAH box helicase, which translates to MARLIPSLFPESAAPGEKSVYRMLAEDETTDDWIVLHSLNIAEHVRNPEGEADFVVIAPDLGVLVIEVKSHEHFTFDDGVWKLGSQAPTTRGPFQQASEAMHSIRKDLLKKGIDLRSIPTLSAAWFTATRARTMLKPTNEWFDWQVLDSEDLKNNPIGALRRAFAGGIANLDATFNGFSYGGVGPDQATAQQIARLLRPNFEFGRVAGDVRSARERQLVRFVEEQFLALDAMVDNQRVLFTGPAGSGKTFLALEAARRELALGRTGSLMCFNKLLGRRLAADINVPSLSVGTFHSKLVALTGLKAPNDAGQLFWTSELPERAIEILLEMDKPPADFLIVDEVQDLVTESYLDVFELMVKGGLAGGRVLMFGDFERQAIYDDGRGHELIKARMPNIPSHRLTMNCRNLPRIGFSVNFFSGLTPGYKKFRRDDDGVNPVLLKYVRGDDQSPLLRKAVDELREESFDLTEIVVLSPLGAGSVAATTTDSWLKSVLVQADGRNTKKGKIRFASIQSFKGLEAPAVIVTDLDRASVPNFESVLYVGLTRATDRLYGVIEEGTGLEGMAGNQ; encoded by the coding sequence ATGGCTCGACTGATACCGTCGCTTTTTCCAGAGAGTGCAGCGCCCGGAGAGAAGTCGGTCTATCGAATGTTGGCCGAGGACGAGACGACCGACGACTGGATCGTTCTGCACTCGCTCAACATTGCCGAGCATGTTCGCAACCCGGAGGGTGAAGCCGACTTTGTCGTCATAGCGCCGGATCTCGGTGTTCTTGTGATCGAGGTGAAGTCGCATGAGCACTTCACATTCGACGATGGTGTCTGGAAGCTCGGCAGTCAGGCGCCGACCACACGCGGCCCATTCCAACAGGCCAGCGAGGCGATGCACTCGATTCGGAAAGACCTTCTCAAGAAGGGGATCGATCTTCGATCGATCCCCACACTGAGCGCAGCATGGTTCACAGCGACCCGCGCCCGGACGATGCTCAAGCCTACGAACGAGTGGTTCGACTGGCAGGTGCTCGACTCGGAGGACCTTAAGAACAACCCGATCGGTGCTCTCCGTCGAGCCTTCGCGGGCGGAATCGCCAACCTCGATGCCACCTTCAACGGCTTCTCCTACGGGGGCGTCGGGCCAGACCAGGCAACCGCACAACAGATTGCCAGGCTGCTTCGACCCAACTTCGAGTTCGGACGGGTCGCCGGAGACGTGCGTTCGGCCCGCGAGCGCCAGCTCGTCCGCTTCGTTGAGGAGCAGTTTCTCGCGCTTGACGCTATGGTCGACAACCAGCGCGTGCTATTCACCGGACCAGCCGGCTCCGGGAAGACCTTCCTCGCTCTTGAGGCTGCACGCCGTGAACTGGCGCTTGGGCGCACAGGTAGTCTCATGTGCTTCAACAAGTTGCTCGGACGAAGGCTCGCTGCCGACATCAACGTACCCAGTTTGTCGGTGGGAACCTTCCATAGCAAACTCGTGGCGCTCACTGGGCTCAAGGCACCGAACGACGCTGGCCAGCTGTTCTGGACGTCCGAGCTTCCAGAACGCGCCATCGAAATTTTGCTTGAGATGGACAAGCCTCCAGCCGATTTCCTGATTGTCGATGAAGTTCAGGATCTGGTGACCGAGTCGTATCTCGACGTTTTCGAGCTGATGGTGAAGGGTGGCCTTGCCGGGGGGCGTGTCCTCATGTTCGGTGACTTCGAACGTCAGGCCATCTATGACGACGGTCGTGGCCACGAGCTCATCAAGGCGCGCATGCCCAACATTCCGTCGCACCGACTCACGATGAACTGCCGAAACCTCCCGAGGATTGGTTTCAGCGTCAACTTCTTCAGCGGGCTCACCCCCGGCTACAAGAAGTTCCGACGAGACGACGACGGCGTCAACCCGGTGCTACTCAAGTACGTGCGTGGGGACGATCAGTCGCCGCTGCTTCGCAAGGCCGTCGACGAACTACGGGAAGAGTCGTTCGACTTAACCGAGATTGTCGTGCTGAGTCCGCTCGGCGCTGGGTCAGTTGCGGCTACTACCACTGACTCATGGCTGAAGAGCGTGCTCGTGCAAGCTGACGGCCGCAATACGAAGAAGGGGAAGATCCGCTTCGCATCGATCCAGTCCTTCAAGGGTCTCGAAGCGCCGGCTGTCATCGTCACTGACTTGGACCGCGCCAGCGTTCCGAACTTCGAATCGGTCCTCTACGTCGGGCTGACACGGGCAACAGATCGTCTTTACGGTGTCATCGAGGAAGGCACTGGACTGGAAGGAATGGCAGGGAACCAATGA
- a CDS encoding HNH endonuclease signature motif containing protein has product MHNDLFDRIPAAELNDDELAERVVGYASQIAALTARMLDYLAEFDEREAWMHDGIVSCAHWLVWRAGISLRTAQEHVRIARSLRDLPLIHDEFGLGRLSYSKVRAITRVATPEREPELVAFAQSASAAQVEKLCRGIRDVDEALDDADDPDEEPPAPESWGQWTWNHNGTLSLSITLNAVDGAHVLAALVRAEYERTRGLDDPDLPVPPEPPSHPGQTSPDEHPSPVEHPSLVEHPSLVERSRDPGRATDLWRNIPGNIAPALIAMADTMSSAIDMPEVAAGAEILIHEVDETATVDEGPELRSAEREEVECGASIRSIGHDRGDNVTVGGRRLGPVLWWGRKRRVPNAALVRTILMRDRTCQAPGCGRSRHLHIHHVKAWSSGGTTDPDNLILLCSAHHRALHHGAFSIEALGDQRFAFRGTQGGLLITAPLHAAPRNWKADTLVESDGVTPRGGSTCNYGYATEVIYAAWEWKARQSDGLAAAA; this is encoded by the coding sequence ATGCACAACGACCTCTTCGATCGGATCCCTGCCGCAGAGTTGAACGACGACGAGCTCGCCGAACGCGTCGTCGGCTACGCATCTCAGATCGCTGCGCTGACCGCCCGCATGCTCGACTACCTCGCCGAGTTCGACGAACGTGAAGCTTGGATGCACGACGGCATCGTCTCCTGCGCTCACTGGCTGGTGTGGCGCGCCGGGATCAGCCTGCGCACCGCGCAAGAGCACGTCCGGATCGCACGATCTCTGCGGGACCTCCCCCTGATCCACGACGAGTTCGGTCTGGGCCGGCTGTCGTATTCGAAAGTGCGCGCGATAACCCGCGTCGCCACTCCCGAGCGCGAACCGGAACTCGTCGCCTTCGCTCAGTCCGCCAGCGCCGCGCAGGTCGAGAAGCTCTGCCGGGGAATCCGGGACGTCGATGAGGCCCTCGACGACGCCGACGATCCCGACGAGGAACCGCCCGCACCCGAATCCTGGGGCCAATGGACGTGGAACCACAACGGAACGCTGTCCCTGTCCATCACTCTCAACGCCGTGGACGGCGCCCATGTGCTCGCGGCACTAGTCCGAGCGGAGTACGAACGTACCCGCGGCCTGGACGACCCCGACCTTCCTGTGCCGCCCGAGCCCCCTTCGCATCCCGGCCAGACCTCCCCGGACGAGCACCCCTCGCCGGTCGAGCACCCCTCGCTGGTCGAGCACCCCTCGCTGGTCGAGCGAAGTCGAGACCCGGGGCGGGCGACCGATCTGTGGCGCAACATCCCCGGCAACATCGCCCCGGCGCTCATCGCCATGGCCGACACGATGTCGAGCGCCATCGACATGCCCGAGGTCGCGGCAGGTGCCGAGATCCTCATCCACGAAGTCGACGAGACCGCCACCGTCGACGAGGGCCCGGAACTGCGTTCCGCGGAACGCGAAGAAGTCGAATGCGGCGCGTCGATCCGGTCGATCGGCCACGACCGGGGCGACAACGTCACCGTCGGCGGGCGCCGGTTGGGTCCAGTGCTGTGGTGGGGTCGCAAGCGGCGGGTCCCCAACGCGGCGCTGGTCCGCACGATCCTCATGCGTGACCGCACGTGCCAGGCTCCCGGCTGCGGTCGTTCCCGCCACCTTCACATTCACCATGTCAAGGCATGGTCTTCCGGCGGTACCACCGACCCGGACAACTTGATCCTGCTCTGCAGCGCACACCATCGGGCACTCCACCACGGAGCATTCTCGATCGAGGCGCTCGGCGATCAGCGCTTCGCGTTCCGCGGAACGCAGGGCGGGCTTCTGATCACCGCGCCCCTCCACGCTGCGCCGCGCAACTGGAAGGCTGACACCCTGGTCGAGTCCGACGGTGTCACTCCGCGGGGCGGCAGTACGTGCAACTACGGCTACGCCACAGAGGTCATTTACGCGGCCTGGGAATGGAAGGCTCGCCAATCGGACGGCCTCGCGGCAGCCGCCTGA